One stretch of Streptomyces hygroscopicus DNA includes these proteins:
- a CDS encoding enoyl-CoA hydratase: protein MTVNLEVADGVATFRLDRPPMNALDTATQDRLRELAAEVTRRDDVRAVVIWGGEKVFAAGADIKEMREMDHAAMVARSGDLQDSFTAVARIPKPVVAAVTGYALGGGCELALCADFRIAAENAKLGQPEILLGLIPGAGGTQRLARLVGPAKAKDLIFTGRQVKADEALTIGLVDRVVPAEEVYEQAHAWAARLARGPAIALRAAKESVDRGLETDLDSGLAIERTWFAGLFATEDREIGMRSFVEDGPGKATFR from the coding sequence ATGACTGTGAATCTCGAGGTTGCCGACGGCGTTGCCACCTTCCGCCTTGACCGCCCCCCGATGAACGCGCTCGACACCGCCACCCAGGACCGGCTGCGGGAGCTCGCCGCCGAGGTGACCCGCCGCGACGATGTGCGCGCCGTGGTCATCTGGGGCGGCGAGAAGGTGTTCGCGGCCGGCGCGGACATCAAGGAGATGCGGGAGATGGACCACGCCGCGATGGTGGCCCGCTCCGGTGATCTGCAGGATTCCTTCACCGCCGTGGCCCGGATCCCCAAGCCCGTGGTCGCCGCCGTCACCGGCTACGCCCTCGGCGGCGGCTGCGAGCTGGCGCTGTGCGCCGACTTCCGGATCGCCGCGGAGAACGCCAAGTTGGGCCAGCCCGAGATCCTGCTCGGCCTGATCCCGGGCGCGGGCGGCACCCAGCGGCTGGCCCGGCTGGTCGGCCCGGCCAAGGCCAAGGACCTCATCTTCACGGGCCGTCAGGTCAAGGCCGACGAGGCGCTCACCATCGGCCTGGTGGACCGGGTCGTACCGGCCGAGGAGGTCTACGAGCAGGCCCACGCCTGGGCGGCGAGGCTGGCCCGGGGCCCGGCGATCGCGCTGCGCGCGGCCAAGGAGTCGGTGGACCGGGGGCTGGAGACGGACCTCGACAGCGGCCTCGCCATCGAACGGACCTGGTTCGCCGGGCTGTTCGCCACCGAGGACCGGGAGATCGGGATGCGCAGCTTTGTCGAGGACGGGCCGGGTAAGGCCACGTTCCGCTGA
- a CDS encoding regulatory protein, which translates to MVPPRMAFWAAMMGGMAGLEGMEQPQQRTGTAAVRGVPSVEDERARRALDLFGNPAAEEVRLPSRPESAATARRLAEFVVARDWGLGLQLAEHTVLLVSELVGNAVRHTGARTFGLRMLRRRGWIRVEVRDPSRGLPCLLPVGELDTSGRGLTLVDQLSQRWGVDLLPCGKTTWFEMRVAEN; encoded by the coding sequence ATGGTTCCGCCCCGGATGGCCTTTTGGGCGGCCATGATGGGGGGCATGGCGGGCTTGGAGGGAATGGAGCAGCCGCAGCAGCGCACTGGTACGGCTGCGGTGCGGGGGGTGCCGTCCGTCGAGGACGAGCGGGCCCGCAGGGCGCTTGACCTCTTTGGGAACCCCGCGGCCGAGGAGGTGCGGCTGCCCTCCCGTCCCGAGTCCGCGGCGACCGCCCGCCGGCTGGCCGAATTCGTGGTGGCGCGCGACTGGGGGCTGGGCCTTCAGCTCGCCGAGCACACCGTGCTGCTCGTCTCCGAGCTGGTGGGCAACGCCGTACGGCATACCGGCGCCCGCACCTTCGGGCTGCGGATGCTGCGGCGGCGTGGCTGGATCCGGGTCGAGGTCCGTGACCCCTCCCGTGGGCTGCCGTGCCTGCTTCCGGTGGGGGAGCTCGACACCAGCGGGCGCGGGCTGACGCTGGTCGACCAGCTCTCCCAGCGGTGGGGGGTCGATCTGCTGCCGTGCGGCAAGACGACCTGGTTCGAGATGCGCGTGGCCGAAAACTGA
- a CDS encoding diacylglycerol kinase — MTSAAPWTARLALVAGAMAVVILLLFAGARSVVLVAVGVGGTAVTLAGVWWTLVHRGPVRALAAVLAVAAPVAVLVLYALAGLLWVVLVSLALWVLAVASGRFALAEETGPRRPKERRVAPPERPFLIMNPRSGGGKVDRLGLREKAEALGARVAVLDPDRPDPVDGVVGLARRAVEEGADLLGVAGGDGTQALVAGVAAERGVPFVVIPAGTRNHFALDLGLDRDDPSACLEALTDGVELRVDLGFIGDRVFVNNASFGAYAAVVQSPAYRDDKVRTTLQLLPDLLTHETGPDLVVRVGELVMDRPQAVLVSNNPYRAGDPAGLGRRERLDSGVLGVLGITVESATQAAGLLRGRNAPGLVSATAGDVAVEAREPAVPVGVDGEPLTLRTPLRCHIAPGALRVRVPRHRPGVPLGRPAMDWHRVRRLALTTVRTAAGRGPHRSRLRRVRVPRAFLPVRSLPVRRETEGPGVGRPLDPATLRPEERDATAGHLVVEEQFGDAVHRLHHAGTATGRVVATGHTGVGSAILTVSSDRGLRVRQRTPPAPPPS, encoded by the coding sequence ATGACGTCGGCGGCACCCTGGACGGCACGCCTGGCCCTGGTCGCGGGCGCCATGGCGGTGGTGATCCTTCTCCTGTTCGCCGGGGCGCGGAGCGTGGTCCTGGTCGCGGTGGGGGTGGGCGGGACGGCGGTCACGCTGGCGGGCGTGTGGTGGACGCTCGTCCACAGAGGGCCGGTCAGGGCGCTGGCCGCGGTCCTGGCGGTGGCGGCGCCGGTCGCCGTCCTGGTCCTCTACGCGCTGGCCGGGCTGTTGTGGGTGGTGCTGGTCTCCCTGGCGCTCTGGGTGCTGGCGGTTGCCTCGGGGCGGTTCGCGCTGGCGGAGGAGACCGGACCCCGGCGCCCGAAGGAACGTCGGGTCGCACCGCCGGAACGGCCGTTCCTGATCATGAATCCGCGCTCCGGCGGCGGGAAGGTCGACCGATTGGGCCTGCGGGAGAAGGCGGAGGCGCTGGGCGCACGGGTGGCCGTCCTGGACCCGGATCGCCCCGACCCGGTCGACGGGGTGGTCGGGCTCGCCCGCCGCGCCGTCGAGGAGGGCGCCGATCTGCTGGGCGTGGCGGGCGGCGACGGCACGCAGGCGCTGGTGGCGGGTGTGGCGGCCGAGCGCGGCGTCCCCTTCGTGGTCATCCCTGCCGGGACCCGCAACCACTTCGCCCTGGACCTCGGGCTGGACCGGGACGACCCGTCGGCCTGTCTGGAGGCGCTCACCGACGGTGTCGAGCTCCGCGTCGACCTGGGGTTCATCGGTGACCGCGTGTTCGTGAACAACGCCTCGTTCGGTGCCTACGCGGCCGTCGTCCAGAGCCCCGCCTACCGCGACGACAAGGTCCGCACCACCCTTCAGCTCCTCCCCGACCTGCTGACCCACGAGACGGGGCCGGATCTCGTGGTGAGGGTGGGAGAGCTCGTCATGGACAGACCGCAAGCCGTCCTGGTCAGCAACAACCCCTACCGCGCGGGGGACCCGGCGGGCCTGGGGCGGCGCGAGCGGCTGGACTCCGGAGTCCTCGGCGTGCTGGGCATCACGGTCGAATCCGCGACACAGGCGGCCGGGCTGCTGCGCGGCCGCAACGCGCCCGGACTGGTCTCCGCGACAGCCGGGGACGTGGCGGTCGAGGCGCGGGAGCCGGCCGTCCCGGTCGGCGTGGACGGCGAACCCCTCACCCTGCGGACTCCGCTCCGCTGCCATATCGCGCCGGGCGCCCTGCGCGTACGGGTCCCGAGACACCGCCCGGGGGTGCCGCTCGGCAGACCGGCCATGGACTGGCACAGGGTGCGGCGTCTGGCGCTGACCACCGTCAGGACGGCGGCGGGGCGCGGACCGCACCGATCACGGTTACGGCGCGTGCGGGTGCCGCGCGCCTTCCTCCCCGTCCGCTCCCTCCCCGTCCGCCGGGAAACGGAGGGCCCCGGCGTCGGCCGTCCACTCGACCCCGCCACGCTCCGGCCGGAGGAACGCGACGCGACCGCTGGTCATCTGGTGGTCGAAGAGCAATTCGGCGACGCCGTGCACCGCCTGCACCACGCCGGTACGGCCACTGGCCGGGTCGTAGCGACAGGACATACAGGCGTGGGAAGTGCCATCCTCACCGTGTCTTCAGACCGCGGTCTTCGAGTTCGTCAGCGCACTCCTCCGGCACCGCCACCGTCTTGA
- a CDS encoding glycogen debranching protein: protein MSSAAGQETRDGVPGRPSAAAMGRLVGHRPTALAPRRDRSTAPAAGPAVRPGSAEPLGARPCRGPDGVWGTNFALWAGGAEAVDLCLFDDDGHELRCPLTEFTHEVWHGFVPGVLPGRRYGYRVHGRWDPWTGARWNPAKLLLDPYARAVDGDFALPAEVYGHMRDWPQQHVADTVRDDRDSAPYVPKGVVVGDDTADGAPDEWTADRRPKTPWAESVIYELHVRGFTMRHPGVPPELRGTYAGLAHPAAIEHLTRLGVTAVELLPVHQFAHEDHLLRRGLRNYWGYNSIGYFAPHAGYAAGGTRGQQVGEFRRMVRALHAAGIEVILDVVYNHTAEANELGPTLSLRGIDNRGYYRLQQDPRRYADFTGCGNTLHVPQPQVLRLVTDSLRYWVTEMGVDGFRFDLASALARAAHGVDMLSPFLAVIAQDPVLRRVKLIAEPWDVGSGGYQVGAFPPLWAEWNDRYRDAVRDFWRGALPDVRDLGYRLSGSSDLYAWSGRRPYASVNFITAHDGFTLRDLVSYERKHNEANGEGNRDGTPDNRAWNCGAEGETDDPEIRALRRRQLRNLLATLLLSTGVPMLVAGDELGRTQGGNNNAYCQDNETGWLDWSLLDDPGWRALTELTARLIRLRRAHPVLRRPAFFSGLARPPEGLRDLAWFTPRGTEMTESDWYAPTTALGAYLSGRDLPQRDPHGTPVTDDSFLALLHAGPLPLSFTLPGPPWARGYELLLDTAREDQEAPPGTRLAAGAPIELPARSVLLLRALDATDLRQKTE from the coding sequence GTGTCCAGTGCAGCCGGGCAGGAGACACGCGACGGCGTCCCCGGACGCCCCTCGGCGGCGGCGATGGGCCGACTCGTCGGCCATCGCCCCACAGCGCTCGCCCCGCGGCGCGACCGGAGCACCGCCCCGGCGGCGGGCCCCGCCGTGCGGCCGGGCAGCGCGGAGCCGCTCGGCGCCCGCCCCTGCCGGGGGCCGGACGGGGTGTGGGGGACCAACTTCGCGCTGTGGGCGGGCGGTGCGGAGGCCGTCGACCTGTGCCTGTTCGACGACGACGGCCACGAGCTGCGCTGTCCGCTCACCGAGTTCACCCACGAGGTCTGGCACGGCTTCGTCCCCGGTGTGCTGCCCGGCCGGCGGTACGGCTACCGCGTGCACGGCCGCTGGGACCCCTGGACCGGCGCCCGCTGGAATCCGGCGAAGCTGCTGCTGGATCCGTATGCCCGCGCCGTGGACGGGGACTTCGCGCTGCCCGCCGAGGTCTACGGACATATGCGGGACTGGCCGCAGCAGCATGTGGCGGACACCGTCCGGGACGACCGCGACTCCGCCCCGTACGTCCCCAAGGGCGTGGTCGTCGGCGACGACACGGCGGACGGCGCGCCCGACGAGTGGACGGCGGACCGGCGGCCCAAGACGCCCTGGGCCGAGTCGGTGATCTACGAACTCCATGTGCGCGGCTTCACCATGCGCCACCCCGGGGTGCCGCCCGAACTGCGCGGCACCTACGCGGGGCTGGCGCATCCGGCGGCGATCGAGCACCTGACCCGGCTGGGGGTCACGGCGGTCGAGCTGCTGCCGGTGCATCAGTTCGCCCATGAGGACCATCTGCTGCGGCGGGGCTTACGCAACTACTGGGGCTACAACTCCATCGGCTACTTCGCACCGCACGCCGGATACGCGGCCGGCGGCACCCGGGGCCAGCAGGTCGGGGAGTTCCGGCGGATGGTGCGCGCCCTGCACGCCGCCGGGATCGAGGTGATCCTCGACGTCGTCTACAACCACACCGCCGAGGCCAATGAGCTGGGCCCCACCCTCTCGCTGCGCGGTATCGACAACCGCGGCTACTACCGCCTCCAGCAGGACCCGCGCCGCTACGCCGACTTCACCGGCTGCGGCAACACCCTGCACGTCCCGCAGCCGCAGGTGCTGCGGCTGGTCACCGACTCGCTGCGCTACTGGGTCACCGAAATGGGAGTGGACGGCTTCCGCTTCGACCTGGCCAGCGCGCTCGCCCGCGCCGCGCACGGCGTGGACATGCTCTCGCCCTTCCTGGCCGTGATCGCGCAGGATCCCGTACTGCGCCGGGTCAAGCTGATCGCGGAGCCGTGGGACGTGGGCTCCGGCGGCTATCAGGTGGGCGCCTTCCCACCGCTGTGGGCGGAGTGGAACGACCGCTACCGCGACGCGGTGCGGGACTTCTGGCGCGGGGCGCTGCCCGACGTCCGCGATCTGGGCTATCGGCTCTCGGGCTCCAGCGATCTGTACGCGTGGAGCGGCCGCCGCCCGTACGCCTCGGTCAACTTCATCACCGCGCACGACGGTTTCACCCTGCGCGACCTGGTCTCCTACGAGCGCAAGCACAACGAGGCCAACGGGGAGGGCAATCGCGACGGCACCCCCGACAACCGCGCCTGGAACTGCGGCGCCGAGGGCGAGACCGACGACCCGGAGATCCGCGCGCTGCGCCGCCGCCAGCTCCGCAATCTGCTGGCCACCCTGCTGCTGTCCACCGGGGTGCCGATGCTGGTCGCGGGCGATGAGCTGGGCCGCACCCAGGGCGGCAACAACAACGCGTACTGCCAGGACAACGAGACCGGCTGGCTCGACTGGTCGCTGCTCGACGACCCCGGCTGGCGCGCCCTTACCGAGCTCACCGCCCGGCTGATACGGCTGCGCCGGGCCCATCCGGTGCTGCGCCGCCCGGCCTTCTTCTCCGGCCTGGCCCGGCCCCCGGAGGGGCTGCGCGATCTGGCGTGGTTCACCCCGCGCGGCACCGAGATGACCGAATCCGACTGGTACGCGCCGACGACCGCCCTCGGCGCCTATCTGTCGGGCCGCGATCTGCCCCAGCGCGATCCGCACGGCACCCCGGTCACGGACGACAGTTTCCTGGCGCTGCTGCACGCGGGCCCGCTGCCGCTCTCCTTCACCCTGCCCGGACCGCCCTGGGCCCGGGGGTACGAGCTCCTCCTGGACACGGCCCGTGAGGACCAGGAGGCGCCCCCGGGCACACGGCTCGCGGCGGGCGCCCCCATCGAGCTTCCAGCGCGCTCGGTCCTGCTGCTGCGCGCCCTCGACGCCACGGACCTACGCCAAAAAACCGAGTGA
- a CDS encoding EF hand repeat-containing protein has protein sequence MADIEAARKAFERYDLNGDGQITAAEYKSVMAQLGDPYVTEPVAQAVINAHDANGDGLLTFDEFWAAQNKDGSKTG, from the coding sequence GTGGCGGACATCGAGGCGGCGCGCAAGGCGTTCGAGCGGTATGACCTCAACGGTGACGGCCAGATCACCGCGGCCGAGTACAAGAGCGTGATGGCGCAGCTGGGGGACCCGTATGTCACGGAGCCCGTCGCCCAGGCCGTCATCAACGCCCACGACGCCAACGGTGACGGGCTGCTCACCTTCGACGAGTTCTGGGCGGCCCAGAACAAGGACGGCAGCAAGACCGGCTGA
- a CDS encoding amidase: MEAHGRTSTRRALLRSGAYLATAATGLTATAATATTAHADDRRRRRAAAYPPTHWIPAATSNYRVSSRPTSYPIDFVVIHVTQETFPDAMKIFQDPAKQVSTHYMVASADGYIGQFVREKDVAWHAGNKDYNNRSIGIEHEGWVDDPKWFTDEMYASSAALTAAVCDRFGIPKTRDHIIGHVEVPGADHTDPGPLWDWDRYMSLVNKAYAPRTWRR; this comes from the coding sequence ATGGAAGCGCACGGCCGCACCTCCACCCGGCGCGCCCTGCTCCGCTCGGGCGCCTATCTCGCCACCGCCGCCACCGGACTCACCGCCACCGCAGCTACCGCCACCACCGCCCACGCCGACGACAGACGCCGCCGCCGCGCGGCCGCCTATCCCCCCACCCACTGGATCCCCGCCGCCACCTCCAACTACCGCGTCTCCAGCCGCCCGACCTCGTATCCGATCGACTTCGTCGTCATCCATGTGACGCAGGAGACCTTCCCGGACGCGATGAAGATCTTCCAGGACCCGGCCAAGCAGGTCTCCACCCACTACATGGTCGCTTCGGCCGACGGCTATATCGGGCAGTTCGTCCGGGAGAAGGACGTGGCCTGGCACGCCGGCAACAAGGACTACAACAACCGCAGCATCGGCATCGAGCACGAGGGCTGGGTGGACGACCCCAAGTGGTTCACGGACGAGATGTACGCCTCGTCCGCCGCCCTGACCGCGGCCGTCTGCGACCGCTTCGGCATCCCCAAGACCCGCGACCACATCATCGGCCATGTGGAGGTCCCCGGAGCCGATCACACCGACCCCGGCCCGCTGTGGGACTGGGACCGCTACATGTCCCTGGTCAACAAAGCCTACGCGCCGCGAACCTGGCGAAGGTAG
- a CDS encoding membrane protein, which yields MDSSADASGPAEPQPLSGSERREYERLRGAATVRHRRLRHAGACVLLVLAVLLSPLAVVATWLHEEITDPHRYVQTVAPIARNPAVQSTVTNRLTKRVVDQVDVPAIAAHLARNLDKTGAPSVVVDGTRMLGGPLESALTDAVHRVVHKAITSDQFPLVWDAANRRAHAAVVKVLTGEGTSAVQARGNAVVLDIGTLVDNVKQRLVRAGYEKAAKIPHIDRQFTLVRTDKLDEAQGAMRLLDIVGTWLPAVTIVLAALAVWVSPAHRLTLLAAGIGAAVMMVALLVGLAVVRGVYLDSVPPTTLPRDPAAFIFDTLVRFLRESTRTLLVVAIVTALAAYLYGPGRGARAVRSVAARGTGAIGRGLARVGARTGGFGRWLDTHRAWTTGVAITGGALALVLWNHPTPASVGLVLGIVVGVLALLGVLAGASGLTAHGPTASGPTASGPTASGPAADGPAAGGRPGHP from the coding sequence ATGGATTCGTCCGCCGACGCCTCCGGCCCCGCCGAGCCCCAGCCGCTGAGCGGGAGCGAACGACGGGAGTACGAGCGGTTGCGCGGGGCCGCGACCGTACGCCACCGGCGGCTCCGCCACGCGGGCGCGTGTGTGCTGCTCGTCCTGGCGGTCCTGCTCTCCCCGCTCGCCGTCGTCGCCACCTGGCTGCACGAGGAGATCACCGACCCGCACCGGTACGTCCAGACCGTCGCCCCGATCGCCAGGAACCCCGCCGTCCAGTCCACCGTCACCAACCGGCTCACCAAACGCGTGGTCGACCAGGTCGACGTGCCCGCCATCGCCGCTCACCTCGCCAGGAATTTGGACAAGACCGGAGCCCCGTCCGTCGTCGTGGACGGCACCCGGATGCTCGGCGGGCCGCTGGAGAGCGCCCTCACCGACGCCGTGCACCGTGTGGTGCACAAGGCGATCACCAGCGATCAGTTCCCGTTGGTGTGGGACGCGGCCAACCGCCGCGCCCACGCCGCCGTCGTGAAGGTCCTCACCGGCGAGGGCACCAGCGCGGTCCAGGCCCGTGGGAACGCGGTCGTCCTGGACATCGGCACCCTTGTCGACAACGTCAAACAGCGCCTCGTCCGGGCGGGCTACGAGAAGGCCGCCAAGATCCCCCACATCGACCGGCAGTTCACGCTGGTGCGGACGGACAAGCTGGACGAGGCGCAAGGCGCGATGCGCCTCCTCGACATCGTCGGCACCTGGCTGCCCGCCGTGACCATCGTGCTCGCCGCGCTCGCCGTGTGGGTCTCCCCCGCACATCGGCTCACGCTGCTGGCCGCCGGGATCGGCGCGGCGGTGATGATGGTCGCGCTACTGGTCGGCCTGGCCGTGGTGCGCGGCGTCTACCTGGACTCCGTCCCGCCCACGACCCTGCCCCGGGACCCGGCGGCGTTCATCTTCGACACGCTCGTACGCTTCCTGCGCGAAAGCACCCGCACCCTTCTCGTCGTCGCGATCGTCACCGCGCTCGCCGCGTATCTGTACGGCCCCGGGCGCGGGGCCCGCGCCGTCCGCTCGGTCGCGGCGCGCGGCACCGGCGCCATCGGCCGGGGCCTGGCCCGCGTCGGAGCCCGCACCGGGGGCTTCGGCCGCTGGCTGGACACTCACCGGGCCTGGACCACCGGCGTGGCGATCACGGGCGGCGCGCTGGCCCTGGTGCTGTGGAACCACCCCACTCCAGCGTCCGTCGGGCTCGTCCTCGGCATCGTCGTGGGGGTCCTGGCGCTGCTCGGCGTCCTCGCCGGGGCGTCCGGCCTTACGGCGCACGGCCCCACGGCGTCCGGGCCCACGGCGTCCGGGCCCACGGCGAGCGGCCCCGCCGCCGACGGCCCCGCCGCGGGCGGCCGTCCCGGGCATCCCTGA
- a CDS encoding muramidase: MLHGIDVSSHQSTFDADGLAFVFIKATEGRSYINPKQSSQASRARKAGCVVGFYHFLWPGNITAQAQYFVEKCASQKHDLLAVDWETTGSGTRASNAEKDRFIREVKKLRPTHRVMLYCNRSFWLNYDTTSYAGDGLWIADYVTAGKPRIKAKWRIHQYTDRPLDKDVANFSSKAALQAWADPSRAALTAEETEDAEDVHLAAGADEAGAAEGGEEAREGGA; encoded by the coding sequence ATGCTGCACGGCATCGACGTGAGTTCGCACCAGTCCACGTTCGACGCGGACGGACTGGCCTTCGTCTTCATCAAGGCCACCGAAGGCCGGTCGTATATCAACCCGAAGCAGTCCTCGCAGGCGTCCCGGGCGCGGAAGGCGGGATGCGTCGTCGGCTTCTACCACTTCCTGTGGCCGGGCAACATCACGGCGCAGGCGCAGTACTTCGTCGAGAAGTGCGCATCCCAGAAGCACGATCTGCTCGCCGTGGACTGGGAGACCACCGGTTCCGGCACCCGCGCCAGCAACGCCGAGAAGGACCGGTTCATCCGCGAGGTCAAGAAGCTGCGTCCCACGCACCGCGTGATGCTCTACTGCAACCGGAGCTTCTGGCTCAACTACGACACCACGTCCTACGCCGGGGACGGCCTGTGGATAGCGGACTATGTGACGGCGGGCAAGCCGCGCATCAAGGCGAAGTGGCGGATCCACCAGTACACCGACCGCCCGCTGGACAAGGACGTGGCGAACTTCTCCAGCAAGGCCGCGCTGCAGGCGTGGGCCGATCCCAGCCGGGCCGCGCTCACCGCGGAGGAGACGGAGGACGCCGAGGACGTCCACCTGGCGGCGGGTGCGGACGAAGCGGGCGCTGCCGAAGGTGGCGAGGAGGCGCGGGAGGGCGGGGCCTGA
- a CDS encoding ABC transporter related protein, producing the protein MAVTSEPRAQEGGAAPRHRSATRSLLRLWPYVRPVRVRLFGAAGVAVVASCMGLVIPLVLKWMVDGPVAHRDPGGVWLGGALLLALGTAEAALFGLRRWLVGRPLASVEAAMRADLYRHLQRLPVSFHDRWASGQLLSRATTDLMLLRMFLAFPLTFLVVNGVTILAGFAILLSQEWTLGLVLVVPAVPLVILCSLFEKRYATVARAVQDQTGDLTTVVEEGVLGVRIVKGFGRHRSQARAFRTLSQQVRSTELHKARLLATLWALIMTLPELAIGAALVLGTMRVADGDLSAGTLVAFLSTALTLRWPVESLGFLLAMSQDAATATDRYFDVMDAEPATAADRPRPARPLRRGENGEAGEGGEDSQDRGGGLRFEGVEFAYADAPPEEPPVLRGVDLHIRPGETMALVGATGSGKTTLTALVPRLQEITRGRITLDGRDITALPREELRALVAVAFEEPTLFSATAGENVLMGATDAGREELLRALKVAQADFVHALPEGTDTEVGEQGLSLSGGQRQRLALARAVVGSPRFLVLDDPLSALDVHTEALVEAALRQVLAATTALVVAHRPSTVLLADRVALLSEGRITAVGTHQRLLRESAEYRSLMSGQEREEGESSP; encoded by the coding sequence ATGGCTGTGACGAGTGAACCCCGCGCCCAGGAAGGCGGTGCCGCCCCGCGGCACCGCTCCGCCACGCGTTCGCTCCTGCGGCTGTGGCCATATGTGCGCCCGGTGCGGGTGCGGCTGTTCGGCGCGGCCGGGGTGGCGGTCGTGGCCTCCTGTATGGGGCTGGTCATCCCGCTGGTCCTCAAGTGGATGGTGGACGGGCCGGTGGCCCACCGGGACCCGGGCGGGGTCTGGCTGGGCGGTGCGCTGCTGCTCGCCCTCGGCACGGCCGAGGCCGCGCTCTTCGGGCTGCGGCGCTGGCTGGTGGGGCGGCCCCTGGCCTCCGTCGAGGCCGCGATGCGCGCCGATCTCTACCGCCATCTGCAGCGGCTGCCGGTCTCCTTCCACGACCGCTGGGCGTCGGGCCAGCTGCTGTCGCGGGCCACCACCGATCTGATGCTGCTGCGGATGTTCCTGGCCTTCCCGCTCACCTTCCTGGTGGTCAACGGGGTCACCATCCTGGCCGGATTCGCCATTTTGCTGTCGCAGGAGTGGACGCTGGGCCTGGTCCTGGTGGTCCCGGCGGTGCCGCTGGTGATCCTCTGCTCGCTGTTCGAGAAGCGGTACGCGACGGTGGCCCGCGCCGTGCAGGACCAGACCGGCGATCTGACGACGGTCGTCGAGGAGGGCGTGCTGGGCGTCCGCATCGTCAAGGGCTTCGGCCGCCACCGCAGCCAGGCCCGCGCCTTCCGCACCCTGTCCCAGCAGGTCCGCTCCACCGAGCTGCACAAGGCGCGGCTGCTGGCCACGCTCTGGGCGCTGATCATGACCCTGCCGGAGCTGGCGATCGGCGCGGCGCTGGTGCTCGGCACGATGCGGGTGGCCGACGGGGATCTGTCGGCGGGCACGCTGGTCGCCTTCCTCTCCACCGCCCTGACGCTGCGCTGGCCCGTGGAGTCCCTGGGCTTCCTCCTCGCGATGAGCCAGGACGCGGCGACGGCCACCGACCGCTATTTCGACGTCATGGACGCGGAGCCGGCCACCGCGGCCGACCGGCCCCGGCCCGCGCGGCCGCTGCGGCGCGGCGAGAACGGCGAGGCGGGCGAAGGCGGCGAGGACAGCCAGGACCGCGGGGGCGGGCTCCGGTTCGAGGGGGTGGAGTTCGCCTACGCGGACGCGCCGCCGGAGGAGCCGCCCGTGCTGCGCGGGGTCGATCTCCACATCCGGCCCGGCGAGACCATGGCGCTGGTCGGGGCGACAGGATCCGGAAAGACCACCCTTACCGCTCTCGTCCCCCGGCTCCAGGAGATCACGCGTGGGCGGATCACCCTCGACGGCCGGGACATCACCGCCCTCCCCCGGGAGGAGCTGCGCGCCCTGGTGGCCGTCGCGTTCGAGGAGCCCACCCTGTTCTCCGCCACCGCCGGGGAGAACGTCCTCATGGGCGCCACCGACGCGGGCCGGGAGGAGCTGCTGCGAGCCCTGAAGGTGGCGCAGGCCGATTTCGTGCACGCCCTGCCGGAGGGCACCGACACCGAGGTCGGCGAGCAGGGGCTCAGCCTGTCCGGCGGTCAGCGGCAGCGGCTCGCGCTGGCGCGGGCCGTCGTGGGCAGCCCGCGGTTCCTGGTGCTCGACGATCCGCTGTCCGCCCTCGATGTGCACACCGAAGCGCTGGTGGAGGCGGCGCTGCGGCAGGTGCTGGCGGCCACGACCGCGCTGGTCGTCGCCCACCGGCCGTCCACCGTGCTGCTCGCCGACCGGGTCGCGCTGCTGTCGGAGGGCCGGATCACCGCCGTCGGCACCCATCAGCGGCTGCTGCGGGAGAGCGCGGAGTACCGGTCGCTGATGTCCGGGCAGGAACGCGAGGAGGGGGAGAGCAGCCCATGA